The genomic window CAACAAAAGatctaaaataagataaattagcTGGGAAAACAGAACTGCTTCCAGATATTCCACCCAAAAAACCCAGGAGGCTAATTCAGTCTGTCCATGGTGAGCCACTCTGCCTAAACCCCACTCAGTCATCTTCAGCAGGCACTGGGGTGGATGAGTGTGTGTTTGTCTTTGACAACTTCTCAAGGAATCCAGTAGAATTTCatgtacagggatgcctgggtggctcagtggttgggtgtctgcctttggctcagggtgtgatcccggggtcctgggatcaagtcccacatgggactccatctctgcctccctatgtctctcatgaataaatacataaaatcttttttttttaaaggaatttcatGTACATTTCAAACCCTCCTCCCCAAGGTCTCACCTGTAGAGGAATGACCCACCAGGAGGATCCCTCCAAAACAAACACATCTGATCCTGCCAGCCCCTGACTCAACACCGCATGGCTTCACACACATGCCCCATGTAATTACACATTCGCTTTCTTTGCACAAGCTGTTCCTATGTCCAGCATGCCCTCTGCACTTCTCTGCACGGAGACTACAAGATGCAGTTTGATTACCAGCTCCCCGCAAAGCCCTCAATGAAATCACTGTCTCCTCCTCAGCTTCACAAACCTCTGTGGAGGACACTCACACCACACACCTGAGTCCTTGGCACGGTGGCACAATAACTGTCTGTCTTCAGGTCTCCCCCAACGAGACGGTGAGCAGTTCAGGGCTAGAGACCAGtcttgtcctctctctccccacagcGCGCAGCCTACGGCCTGGTCCACAGTGTGTGTTCAGCCAATGCTTGCTGATTAAATGGTGCATCCACTTCCTCACCCGTGGCCTAGGGAGCCTGGGCTCAaacctgcagggaggctgacaggaagaaaaacaacGATGGAAGGATTAAAATCCCCACTAAGGTACGCATGGGTTTTGTCCCCAGTCTTCAGCATCCTGAAACAGAAGGGCCCCTCCTGGGACCACAGGTGAGAAGTTTGTGCAAATCATAGAAAGATCCCTTTTGCCTGACACAGAACTGGACAGCCTTGGTTGACCCAACTCTTAGACTTTCACACCCCTCAACTCTTGTCTATTCTCCACCCTACCCACCACCCACCACTCTTCTGCTTAAAACCCAATAGATTCCTACTGTAATCAGAATAACATCCCCTTCcttttattaaggtttttttttttttttttttttttttttagtaatctgtacacccaacatggggctcaaattcagacccaaagatcaagagttgagtgTTCCTCTGACAGAGCCAGCCTGGGTGACCCCactctgcctttttttgttttttaagatttttttaatgtacttattcatgagagagacagagacacaggcagcgggagaagaaggttccctgcggggagcctgatgagtgaatggatcccaggaccacggggatcacaccctgagcagaaagcagatgctcaacctgagtcacccaggcgtccccccccccacttctttTTAGGGCCCACAAGGCTCTCTATGAATGGACTCCCAACCACGTATCCCCCCCTCACTGGCCATACTCCAACCACACCAGCCTCCCTTCTGTCCTTGACAAGAGTTCATttctgtctcagggcctttgcactggctgtttccGCTGCCGGATACACTCCTGATCAGGGTCCAGTTCTCCTCCAGTGTCAGACGCTgatccctctgctccacccccacaCCAGACACAAGATCTTATCACCCTGTTCCTTCTTTTCACAGCACATCgctatttgaaatttcaaatactTCTTTTGTCATTAGCCAAAACTGGATGGaaggcaacccccccccccccattttcccTAGGCTGCAGCTCCTACCGGGAGCTTCCCTCGCACTAACGTGCAGATGACtggcaaactcctactcatcctccAAAAGACCCTGCCCGAACGCCCGCCCGGCCCCCTCGTCCACGTCCACACCGGGTTACCTCGGCCCGGCCAGGCCGCACTAGGACGGGACGTCTCGGCTCTCGCGACTCCCCTGGCAGAGGCGGCTCCTCGAAGGTCCCGCCCGGGGCCGGCCGGCAGAGGAGAAAGCAGCCCGCGGGCAGACGGGCGGCGGCCTGACGGGGGCGGGCTCCGGAGAGGTCCGGGGCCTGGGCGCCGGCCGAGctgccgcccccgcgcccccgtcGGCCTGCCCGACGCACCCGGTCCTCCGCCCGCGGCCGCCGGCCAGAAAGCCAGCGGGGCCTCGCCTCGGCTCGCGGCCGGGACCCCGACTTCCGGCGCCTCTGTCAGCGGAACCGGAAGCCGCCGCGGTAGCCCGGCCGGCCTGGGCCCGCCCACTCGCGGCCCCGCGGAGGGGCGTCCGTCCCGCGGCCCGGCGCTTTGGGCCCAGCGCCGCGCCTTCCCCCCCGCGCGCCTACAGTGGCGTCGCCTCAGGAGCGCGGCCGCGGCGGGGAGCCCGGCGTGGCGGCCCAGGCTGCGGGCAGAGCCGCGACCGTCCCGGGGTGCGGGAAGGAATCGGACAGGCCCACCTGCGGCGCGGCGGGGTGCGCGGGCCtggtgcccccctccccgggtGCCAGCTGCCCATCCCTGCTCTGGGAAATCCGAAACGACTGCACCTTCCGCGCGCCCTGCCTCTCGCCCTCCTTTAAGCGAAGACAGCCCCGAGCGGCACCAGTGCGTGCTAGAGGTCCAAGGCTTGAGCGCTCCTGCCGTGGCTCCTCGCTGGTCTTGTGGCAATAGCGGGTGATCTTGAAAAGTCCTTTCTTCCCCTACCCCAGCCGCACGGGTCCCCAAACCTGTACCTGACCTATCCATTGGGTATACAACACAAGGATTCTGCTTGGGGCCCCAGCCCCTGTGACCgccctcctgggggaggggggagggggagcgacGGGGATTGCAGCACCGTCCCCAGGAGGAAGGGTAAAGgttaggaaggaagagaagggcgGTGACCCCAGACGCAGGCCTGGTCTGAATTCACGGTCCTCCCAGGCCCCTTGCTAtgcaggagaggagcagagaagccCCTCACCCCATTTCCTCGGCACCATTTCCACCCAAGAAccggggtggcccagtggttgagtgtctgcctttggctcaggtcatgatcccctggtcctgggatgaTCCCCCATCtagggctcccagcagggagcctgcttctccctctgcctatgtccgtTGTCTCTCtgtaagtagataaaatcttaaaacaacaaaaaacagcccAAGAGAAAGGGCTCTATCTTGTTTCCCTGACTTCCTGCTCTCTTTTAGGGCCAGTGTCATTCCAGAGCAGCCTCCCCTCCAACACACTAGGGCTCCCCGCCCCCAACACCCTTGCACAAGCCCCCAACACCCTTGCACAATCCTGTTTTCTGCATAGCGTTTGCACAATccggttttgttttctttacagcATTTGACTCAAAATTGTGTGTTCATTCGTTGATTCTGTCTTCCTGCCCCTAAAGCACATACACCCCCATTAGGATAAAAGGGCCACTGGGGCCAGGACTTTGTGGTCACCACTGCTGCATCTCCAATACCATGTGCTCGGAACACCGTAAGTGCTCAAACATAGTCTGAGGTCGCCACTATGTTCTACTTATGAATGGGGACCGAGGACTCCAAAACCTGTATGACACACACCGGAAAGAGGGCTGGCCCAGGCCCCACCGGCGGCTCGCGGGGGCGCTGTTGGATCCTCCCGGAAAGGCCTGTCTGTGCACCGCCGGCCTGGGTGGTCCTGGCCAGCATAGGCTCCGCGAGGGCGGAGAGTTGAGTGAACCCTGCCTGGGGCCAAGGGCTAGGCTGAAGCCACCCTCCAGCCAGCAGGACCGCACACACCTTCCCCGTGGCCCTAGGCTTCCTCATTTCCTCTGGGGGATCCCTTGTCTGCCTCACCGCCCAGGGGGCCGTGAGCAAAGCCTGGCTTCCCCTAGGACACACACAGGcacgagcacacacacacacatcaggcaCTTCCACCCCTACCTGTCATTGTCATCCACCCCAAACCGACTCTCCTGGCCTGGCAGTCTTGTTACTTCTCAGTGTGCACCATTTTATTGCATAGATGATTTTGTCCATCTCTCCTGTTGGGactgtggcttttgtttttgttttttttgtttgtgttgaaGGGTGGGGCTGCTTCAAAGCAGAAAAACGTAACTGGTCTCCACTAACTTGGTAATCGTCTGCTTAGTATTTTGCTAGTTTCCtaggatttgatttttaaaaatttaactccTCAATACATGCCCATTTTATTTTGCAAGGGTTAGTGCAAAGTATGACTTGTTCCCCCGCCATTTTTGTCCAGTTACTCTAGTATATCTTATTAAACAATCGTACCTTTTCTTCTGGTTTGGAAGCCTTTTATCATAACATTAAGATTTTctggggcgcctgcgtggctcagtgagttaagcatctgccttagctcaggtcatgatcctggagtcctgagatcaagccccacatagggctccctattcagtggggggactgcttctcctcctccctgcttgtgctctctctccctatctctgcctctctttctcaaataaataaataaataaataaaatcttaaaaaaaaaaaaaggattttcaggacgcctgggtggctcagtggttgagtgtctgcctttggctcaggtcgagatcccggggtcctgggatcaagctccccatcaggctccctgcatgaagcctgcttctctccctgcctatgcctttgcctctctgtgtgtctctcatgaataaataaacacaataaaaaaaaaaaaaaagattttctgcaGAATGGAATCCATTTATGGCTCTTCATTCTTTCCATTGAGATGTATTATTTTTACACCAGTGTCTTATTGTTTTACTTGCTACCGTGTAATATGTTCTGATACGTGGAGGGGTTATACACTGCTcacaaagagaggaaaaaaaggaaagaaagggtatCCAGAAAGCAGATGACTGGTtgctggggatgggggagaggagtGACTGAAACACAGAAATTTGGGGGGCAGTGATGGAGCAAGTCCGTATTTTGATTTTAGTGTTGGTTATGGGACTTTCTGCATTTGTCAAAGTTCTAAAAACTCTACTCCACAAAGGAAGCATtttctgtatgtaaattataccctaaaaaagctggggtgggggggaggcaggtaTACAAGAGATGtacttaaaagagagagagagagaaagaaagtaaaaaggttTGTGGAAGACAAGACAAGCCCTGGTGTGTTCTCCTGAAAATACTGCGTTCCTGGCTTCCCTGAGTGGGCCATGGAAGGCCAGGCTAGGGAAAGATGGACCTTCCCCTGATAGCTGGTGGCATTAGGGTAGCAACAGACACTGCCTGCCCTCTGTGGAACATGGGAGCATCAGGCTTCAGCCCATGGAGTTCAAGTTGCCTACAGGTCCTATCTCTTCCTGCCACCCTCCAAGTGGCACCTGACCAGTCTCCTGCTCCTACTCTGTTCCTGTCCCTCCTAGCAAGGCTTTGGTTCAGGCCAGGAGCAGCTACATTATTTGTAGGCTcaggagcaaaatgaaaaatgtgaggCTCCTTGTTCAAACATCATTAAGAAGTTCAAGATGGCAACAgcagatgggggcacctgggtgactcagttctttaaagcgtttgccttcagctcagggtcttgggatggagccctgcattggactccctgctcagtggggagtctgcttctctctctctctctctctctctccctctgcccctccccactgctcattctctctctcaaataaaaattttttttaagattttatttatttattcatgagagtcagagagagagagggaggcagagacacaggcagagggagaagcaggctccatgcagggagcccgacatgggactcgatccggggtccctaggatcacaccctgggctgaaggctgcactaaaccactgagccacccatgctgccctctctcaaataaaatctagaaaaacacatgcaaaaaacAAGATGGCAACAGCAGAGCATTGTATCAAGTGTAGGGACCTTCTGAGTGTGGTCCTGAGTGACTGCACAGGTCACACACACATAAAGCTAGTTCTGGCTCTAGTCCTCCCTTTTGGCTACTTGATGGACCCACCCACAACCACAGCAGCGAAGCTGAAGTCCTCCTGTGCCAGCTTAGCAGTCTGTCTAGGGGCTGCCTTGCCTCCCCTCAAACCCTTCTCGAAAGGGCTCTCCCTCAGGACTGCCCCacacctccctgcctccttgggttcaaatcctggctgaTCCTGAATGCCCTCATCCCACTGCTCCTGAGGAAATCCCCCCACATTCCTTTCCTCAGAGAGGTTTAGCCCCACTAAAGAAAACAATACTCATGACACTAGTCAAAGAGTggtaaggaagactttattcagaGAGGATAGTGCAGTGGGGGTTTtgtagttgggggggggggagagtgggTTCAACTCCAAATACaaggaaaattcaaatttatgGTGAAGGAGCAGgtagggggagggggggcagtggATGAAACATTACTAAGAGGATACCTCCAGGGGTCAGGAGGCAGCCCGGCTGAACACACCTCACAGGAGTCTTGCGGAAGGCAGGCCAGCCACCACCTGGGCATGGTGGAAGATGACAGGGTATCTGATGTGGCCGATGGGGGACTCTGGCTAAACTAACTTGGCAGGAATCTTGCTAGATCTGGACTAATCAGGAGGGATACCTTCCAAGGTCAGGAGCAAAGAGAGGTTAGAAGCACTTGACCAAAGTGTGGTCAATCGTTGTCACCCTCCCCCAGATAAACACCCCTCATCACCTGCAGTGAAAAGTGAGCCAGCTTTCCTCTGAATTCCGTGGCACTCATGTCCCACCTTTCATGACCTATTTCACTCTTGTTTTGTTGCAAGAAATAACACATTCTTCTTTTCTGAATCCAGTATAGAGGACTAAGCCCCACCTACTAGGGTGGTGAGTTACAGTCTGAACTGTCATTGTGGGCCAGGTACCTTCTTTGAAGACAGGCTCCCTAATACCGATCgccaccacccccaccttcaGTCTCAGAGAAATGTACTTCTCTGTGCTCTGCTGACTTGCTACCGTGGCGggaagtgtgtgtatatgtttgcaTTCTTCTCGTCCTGTCACTACCATGGACATATATGTGAGCTATCTCCCTCCTCTACCCACAGGGAAGGGTCATGGGGGCAGGGGCCTTTGCCACTATGGCTTCTTCATCTGAGACCCAGGCCTGGCCCTCAGGGAGGCGTTGTAGTGCCTCACCAGGCAGGGGATGGTGACCGGCTCTGCAGCCACAGTCTGGGCACAGGTGCCTGTGAATGGTGAATTAACACTCAGACCTGGAGACTTCCCCACCTACTCCACTCCACCCCCAGCTCAAACCCATGCCAGTCAGGGAAGGGTCGGGGAAGGGGCTTGACTCGAGTCCCCCAGTGCCTTCTGGGCTGGAGTCAGAGCAGACTCTGAGGGATCAAGACAGAAGACACAGCCCTGCCTGGCAATGCCCACAGCCCAGTGGAGAGAAACCAAAATACCAGCAAATCTATGGGTCTGTGGACACAGGGTGGGGGGGTTCTGGAGAATTAGCCTCGTCTGCTGGAGTGCCTCTGGACAGCTGGGGAGCTGAGGGACCCACCAGGCAATGGAGGGAGGGGCCACTCTAAAGCAGGAGCCACCGCTGTGGCACCTGTGATCAGCTGGTcccagagccacccagcctgcTCGGGGACCAGGGAACTGGTTTGCCCAGCAGGGATGAGCTAACAGGATCTGGTtccctctgagccaccccagcttCAGCTCCCTTGTGCCCTTCCCCCTGCATCTGGGTCTAGCCCTGGTTTCTGGCACAGCTGCCAAGTTTTGGTACCGCCCACCCACTCCCCGCTGGCTGTACTGGCCGGCCCAGCTCTCTAATTGCTGGGTGGGGAGTTAGGCAGAGATGGTACACTGAAAGGTGGACCCCAGCCACTGTCAAGCATGTGGGCACCTGGCCTGACCAGCTCCAGGTTGTGGGGAGGGAGTGACCCAGGCTTGAGGTCAGCATCTAGCTCTGGGAGGGCCTTCTGGAGGGTGACTGGCCCTGAGGCCTCGGTTTGGAGGGATCTGTGGAACAAATTCCAAGGCCCGTGAGAGATAGGCCTGCCTCACTTGAGTGCTCCCAGTTTCCCTCCCTGGGGCAGATGACCGAGGCTCAGGGTGGTTCTAGATGGGTCTCAGCTAGGTGCAGGGGTCTGTCCTGGCCATAGGCTCTACCCAAGCCTGGCCAGAGCCACAGGGGCTGCGGCTGGCGGGAAGAAATAGAGCAGAAGGAGGAACCAGGAAGCAGCCCTCCTGACCTCCCAACACAGGAGCCCCAAACACACCCCCAGACACACCCACCACCAAGACAGCTCCACACACACCTGCCACTTACATGACCATAAACACACCATCCCCACAGCAGACGATTCACACACCCCATTCTCCACCCTAAAAAAGGTGGGGCACATCAGCTCATACTCCAGAGCCCCGCAGGTACCCCTGCACAGCCACTCTACCAGGATCCACCTGCTGGGGCCCAAGGGGCTGCCAGGCATGCCCTGGGAAGGGGGAATCATGGCTGGAGGGTGCAAACTGGGGTTTCTGCAGAGAGCTGAAGAAACAGCTCAGAGGTTGCTGCTGCCCCGCAGCAACTAGAAGGGGAGACGTCTGTGGGCTGACTCCCTTGGAGCAGGAAGCCTATCTAATTCAACTGTTAGCCCCCATGCACCCAAGGCCTAACAGAAGACAGGAAGTGCTCAATGCCTGGCAGCAGTTACAGCAACACACTCATAAGAATGCTGAACTTTACTGCAAGGAGTGGGGAATAGCCACCTGCCTGCCAGACTGGGTCTGTGCTCCAGGCCACCCATCCAAGAGGGAGCAAAAGCCCAGAGGGGAAACCAGACTGCTGAAAGGTTAAGGGTGGGAGTGGGCTTTAGGGGTCTGAAACCCACGgtcagggagcctggtgcagggctggaggtggagggCTGCTTCCTCTCAGGACAGAGCTTTTCAGAATACAAATTAGGTCACATCTCACCCCTGCTTAAAAATATCCCTTGGCCTTCCAGTGGCTACAGGGAAATGGCCATGTTCCCCACTGTGGTACAGGCCCTTTACCATGTAACCCATCCACAAGTTTTCTCTGCCTGTCTTCCTGTACCTTCCTGCACCCCTCCCATCGCTGTGGACGGTGGGTACGCCACAGCTAGATGGAGATAGAAGGTGCGTTCTGGGAGGGGCAGGTCCCTGCTGAAGCCTTTGGGTGGCTCCAGGGGAAGCTGTCTTAGGCCAGCCCTAAACCCAGCAGGGTGCTGGGTACCCAGGGCCCAGACTTCCTACCAAGAGAATGTTTCATGTTCTAGCAATGCCTTGGTTGACTtgcccttttgtttttctgggttcTCTGGCATTGTTCCTTCTGCAAAATCCCACTGGCACTGAAGAAAAGAATTTCAGCCCACACGGCAGCTAAGGGGCCGTGCAGAGTCAGTACAAGGATCCCTCCACTTCCCAATTTAACACATATGCCCAGCAGCTGCACACACGGGAGCAGAGGGCACACCCTCCCATTGACCGTGACCGTGCAGTAAAGGGCCCCTAACACCAACCATCCGCAGGAACAGGCCCTATGTAGCACCCGTGGCCTTCTTGtagaaaatgtggttttattcTCGGGGAGGCCAATGTTCCCATCCCAGCCTCCCCCCCTTCCTGCCTGCCCTTCTGTATCACGGGGCTCTTCATTCCCCAACTTCCTTCTCCCGGCCACATCTACTCCAGAAAGCAGGGCTGGGCcccaccgaggtgcccctctgCCAGGAGGTCTTGCCCTGGCTCCTGCTGCTTGGCACCCTATCCAGCCCACTGCACCACTGGACCCCCTCCTCCCGGtgggcctccccacccctggccgGCTTCAGCAGCTTCTGCCTCAGAATGGTGTAGGGAAGGAGCCAGCTGCCTCAGGGCGGGCTTGTCCAAGCCATTTTCTGGCGGTGCTTCTGCCACCCGCTCATCCACCGGCCTCAGATCTTGGAGGACTCCAGCCGAGGGCTCCAGGGCGTCGGAGGCTCCCGCAGCGCGCGCAGCTCCTGCTCCAGCGCCTGGTTGCGGCGGTACATGTCCAGGTAGCCTCCCTGGATCTCCCGCTGATAGCGCAGCACGcgctccttctcctcctgccacGTCCGCCGCTCCCGCTCGAAGCACAGCGCCTGCTCCTGGGCGCGGAGCCGCTCCTGCACCAGCTGGGCCCGCAGCTGCTCGGCGCCCCCGCCACCCCCTCCGGCCTCGGGGCCGCCCGCCTCGGCCAGCAGCCCCCTGCTCTTGCAGTCGTCAGTCTCACAGCCGCCCGGGGCCTCCTCCCGGGGCCCCTGCTCCTGCAGGCTCCGCACCGCCTCCCGCAGCTGGGCCAGCTCTGCGTCCTGGGCCTGCGCCTGGGCCCGGCTGCCCCGCAGCTGCGTCTTCAGGCTGAAGATCTCCGCCAGCTTCTGCGCCAACTCCGCCTGGGCCTCGCGCAGCTGCTGCTTCAGGAGGCTAATCTCCGCTGTCTTCTGGCACACCTGGAGGGGCACCCCGTGGGCAACGCGTGGGTGAGCGGGGAGGCGGAGGGGCTGGCAGAGGGCGCGACGGCAGGCAGCGAGGGGGACACAAGGTTTCCGGGCGCCTGGTCTCACCTCCCATCGGGCTTCCTCCTCGGGTCGCACGCTGGGGTCGGCCTCTGGGAGGGCGCTGGGGGGCCGCGGCTCggggcccaggccctgctgcGCGCGAAGCTCTTTGCGCAGCCGTCGCTGCTCCTGCTGAGCCATGAAGAGCTGCAGCTGGAGGTTGCGCTCGCTGCGTTCCGCCTTCTGAGCCACCTCATGCAGCCGCTCCACGTATAGACGCTTCAGCTCAGCCAGCCACAGCCGCTGGCGCTCCTCCAGCACCTGCCGAGGGGAAGAGGTGCCTGCCATGCTGGGAGATCCACGCACCGCCCCACCTCCTGGGCACCCACTGCCAGCTGGCTAGCTCCCATTGCTAGACCTCCCCACAACACCCGACGGCAGCTGGAGCTCAAGAGGAAGTGGCCCCAACACACAGgagtctctcttcctcctttccacaCAACTCCTAGCAAGGGCCATCAGGGACATGACATCCTCATCTCACACGTATGTGTCTGAGTGACTGAATAACCACCTCTACTTTTCTTACTCTCTTGTGGCCAGAGCCACATAGGTGAGCTGGCGGGCGGCCCTCCTGTCCTTCCTGTACCCCAATGCCAAAAGACAGAACAGGTGCCCTTACCTGTGTGAAGGGATTGGCGCTGTCCTCATCACCAAGGCCCCTCTTGAGATCCTCACAGGTGTCGGGCAGCACGGCCACCACCTCCTCGGTGGCGGTGGGACAGGAGAACTCATAGGGTGGTGGTGGCTCAGGCAGGCAGTTCAGCATAGCTAGGGGCCCAGCCTCCTTGGGGACCCGTGAGGCCCGGTCCAGGGAGCCCCCGAGGTGGTTAATATGGCCCAAGGAGGAGCTGAAGGGGCCAGGACCAGTGCCGGGACTGCGGCCAAAGCTGCCCCCGCTAGAGGAGTCAGATAGGCTGGGCTCGGGCTCGGGGCCACCGTCGTCCAGGCTGAGGGCATGCAACAGCTGGGCACGGGCCTGTGCCTGGCTGGCCCGTGGCCCTGGGCTCAGGGGTGGGTGGCAGGCCAGTGTGTGCAGGCTGCCATTACTACGCCACAGCTTCTGACCCTTGTGCGCCGCCAGGCTCTGCATGGACACGAAGCCTTTCCCAGTGCCCGCCACGGGCTTGAACACCGCTGGACGGATGCGGCACTGCCGGGAGGAAAGGGTGGGTTGGAGGCCCTGGGTGGACCTCGGCTCTGCCCTTCGATGCTCCCACAGCCTCCACGATCATCTCGAGGACCCTGGGGTGCATGTCACCGGGACGCAGTGGCCTCTGACTGAGCCTCCGGCCAGCACAGGGTAGGATTTTCACGTCCCAGCCCCATCCCAGCATCCTTGGAGACCCCCcagctccccatccccaccctcctagAGCAGGCTCAGAGACGCACCTTGTCAAAGCGACCGCGCTCGGGCAGCGAGGTCTTGCTGAAGTCACCGGCCCGAGGATGCTCCCGGTAGTAGAGGGTGGTATAGTCGGTAGGCTCGTTCCGAGGGGCCCTCTTGGTGTTCTTGCCGTCCTTCTTAGACAGGTGCAGGTAGCTGAAGAGTTCACGCTGGCCCAGGCCCTTCCGGAGGAGCCCATCAGGCTGGCGGGAGCTCCGAGACCCGGCGAGTGCTGCCCGCAGCTCTTCAGGGGAGAAGTCCTGCCGTTCCAACAGACTGCCCACGCTGCCCATGGCAATgccagcagggcctggggctATGGCCATGAAGTTTCAACAGGGCACCAGCAGCCGCCTCTGGGGATCAGAAGCCTCCATCAGGGGCAGGTGGGCCCTTGCTACCCCACTTTCCTGATGCCCTGAAACCAGGTGCTCGTTCTCTATGTCAGCTCCCTacctggcccaggcccaggaggCAGATATGGGTCCCAGAAAAAATCCAGAACGGGATTCCTAGGCTGgcaagagaaagggggagaggctCCAAAGCCACCAGCCTAATGCTCCAGCTCCAGCTACGGGCCTGATGTGATTGGGGGAAA from Canis lupus familiaris isolate Mischka breed German Shepherd chromosome 11, alternate assembly UU_Cfam_GSD_1.0, whole genome shotgun sequence includes these protein-coding regions:
- the N4BP3 gene encoding NEDD4-binding protein 3, with the translated sequence MAIAPGPAGIAMGSVGSLLERQDFSPEELRAALAGSRSSRQPDGLLRKGLGQRELFSYLHLSKKDGKNTKRAPRNEPTDYTTLYYREHPRAGDFSKTSLPERGRFDKCRIRPAVFKPVAGTGKGFVSMQSLAAHKGQKLWRSNGSLHTLACHPPLSPGPRASQAQARAQLLHALSLDDGGPEPEPSLSDSSSGGSFGRSPGTGPGPFSSSLGHINHLGGSLDRASRVPKEAGPLAMLNCLPEPPPPYEFSCPTATEEVVAVLPDTCEDLKRGLGDEDSANPFTQVLEERQRLWLAELKRLYVERLHEVAQKAERSERNLQLQLFMAQQEQRRLRKELRAQQGLGPEPRPPSALPEADPSVRPEEEARWEVCQKTAEISLLKQQLREAQAELAQKLAEIFSLKTQLRGSRAQAQAQDAELAQLREAVRSLQEQGPREEAPGGCETDDCKSRGLLAEAGGPEAGGGGGGAEQLRAQLVQERLRAQEQALCFERERRTWQEEKERVLRYQREIQGGYLDMYRRNQALEQELRALREPPTPWSPRLESSKI